A genomic window from Lentibacter algarum includes:
- a CDS encoding VOC family protein — protein sequence MTHPVAPQARIGHVHLKVADLDRAIAFYSGVLGFSVTQRYGAGAAFLAAGNYHHHIGLNTWESAGGTPPPKGHTGLYHTAFLYPSRATLGDALKRVLNAGIKLDGASDHGVSEALYLRDPDENGVELYWDKPEADWPRDADGALSMVNDPLDLASLLAAAG from the coding sequence ATGACACACCCTGTAGCCCCTCAAGCCCGCATCGGGCATGTGCATCTCAAAGTAGCTGACCTTGACCGCGCTATCGCGTTTTACTCAGGTGTTCTCGGCTTTTCCGTAACCCAGCGCTACGGCGCAGGTGCTGCTTTTCTTGCGGCGGGAAATTATCACCACCACATCGGCCTCAACACCTGGGAAAGCGCTGGCGGCACACCCCCACCCAAAGGGCACACAGGGCTCTACCACACCGCGTTTTTGTATCCGAGCCGCGCAACGCTCGGTGATGCACTGAAACGGGTTCTCAACGCAGGTATCAAGCTCGATGGAGCATCCGATCACGGGGTCAGCGAAGCGTTATATCTCAGAGACCCCGATGAAAACGGCGTCGAGCTTTACTGGGACAAGCCCGAAGCCGACTGGCCGCGCGATGCAGATGGTGCGCTCAGCATGGTCAATGACCCGCTTGACCTTGCATCTCTTCTGGCTGCGGCAGGGTGA
- the trpS gene encoding tryptophan--tRNA ligase — protein MSDALQPNTAFKKRVFSGIQPSGGLTLGNYLGAIKRFVQMQDEDYETIYCMVDLHAITVWQDPAALRRQTRELAAGFIASGIDPAKSILFNQSQVAEHAQLGWIFNCVARMGWMQRMTQWKDKAGKNSQNASLGLFAYPSLMAADILTYHATHVPVGEDQKQHLELTRDIAIKFNNDYGVDFFPVTEPVIEGAGTRVMSLRDGSKKMSKSDPSDASRINMTDDADTLAKKIRKAKTDPDALPSEAEGLEGRAEARNLVNIYAGLADMSVEAVLRDVGGKAFSEFKPLLAELAVAKLAPISSEMARLMENEAEIDALLHTGADAARAIAAPILEKTYDIIGMVR, from the coding sequence ATGAGCGATGCGCTCCAGCCGAACACGGCGTTCAAGAAACGCGTCTTTTCAGGCATCCAGCCCTCCGGCGGTCTGACTCTTGGAAACTACCTTGGCGCCATCAAGCGCTTTGTGCAGATGCAGGATGAAGATTACGAGACCATCTACTGCATGGTTGATCTTCACGCCATCACCGTCTGGCAAGACCCGGCCGCTTTGCGCCGCCAAACCCGCGAGCTGGCCGCAGGCTTCATCGCTTCAGGCATCGATCCTGCAAAATCAATCCTCTTCAATCAGTCCCAAGTCGCAGAGCATGCGCAGCTGGGATGGATATTCAACTGTGTTGCTCGCATGGGCTGGATGCAGCGGATGACCCAGTGGAAAGATAAAGCTGGCAAGAATTCACAAAATGCCTCGCTCGGCCTCTTCGCCTATCCATCTCTCATGGCGGCTGATATTCTTACATATCACGCCACCCATGTTCCGGTGGGCGAAGACCAAAAGCAGCACCTTGAGCTGACGCGCGATATCGCCATCAAGTTCAATAATGACTATGGCGTAGACTTCTTCCCCGTTACAGAGCCGGTTATTGAGGGCGCGGGTACGCGCGTCATGAGCTTGCGGGACGGAAGCAAAAAAATGTCCAAATCTGATCCGTCCGATGCTTCGCGCATCAACATGACAGATGACGCAGACACGCTTGCAAAGAAAATTCGCAAAGCCAAGACCGACCCAGACGCGCTGCCCTCAGAAGCCGAAGGTCTCGAAGGCCGCGCCGAAGCGCGCAATCTCGTAAACATCTACGCTGGGCTTGCAGATATGAGCGTTGAAGCCGTGTTGCGCGATGTCGGAGGCAAAGCCTTTTCAGAGTTCAAGCCGCTGCTCGCTGAACTCGCGGTCGCTAAACTTGCTCCTATTTCAAGCGAAATGGCACGCCTCATGGAGAACGAGGCAGAGATCGACGCGCTCCTGCACACGGGCGCTGATGCGGCTCGTGCCATCGCCGCGCCTATCCTTGAAAAGACATACGACATCATCGGCATGGTGCGCTAA
- a CDS encoding branched-chain amino acid aminotransferase → MATGTNIKTYFNGAWHDGNTPVINAADHGAWLGSGVFDGARFVNGLMPDLDLHCARVNRSAEALMLKPTVSPEDMVEIVKEGLKSYSVGAAVYIRPMYWGIGGDVTAIVPSRDETGFAICLEEIPFAADTASTTLTRTRFRRPVLESAVVNAKAGCLYPNNARMLSEARSKGFGNALVADAMGNVAETATANVFMVKDGEVFTPIANGTFLAGITRARHMSNLSADGMNVHETVLSFEDFHEADEVFLSGNMSKITPVTAFDDTSYQVGPVTHRARELYWDWAASNAG, encoded by the coding sequence ATGGCCACAGGCACAAATATCAAAACCTACTTCAACGGCGCTTGGCACGACGGCAACACACCAGTGATCAACGCAGCTGATCATGGGGCTTGGCTTGGATCAGGGGTCTTTGATGGCGCACGGTTTGTCAACGGATTGATGCCTGATCTTGACCTTCACTGCGCCCGTGTGAACCGCTCAGCAGAAGCACTTATGCTCAAGCCCACTGTCTCACCCGAGGATATGGTCGAGATCGTGAAAGAAGGTCTCAAGTCATATTCTGTTGGTGCCGCAGTTTATATACGTCCGATGTATTGGGGCATTGGCGGCGATGTGACAGCGATTGTACCGAGCCGTGATGAAACCGGCTTTGCCATCTGCCTAGAAGAAATTCCCTTCGCTGCGGACACCGCGAGCACAACGTTGACGCGCACGCGGTTTCGCCGCCCTGTTCTGGAAAGCGCCGTGGTTAATGCAAAAGCTGGCTGCCTTTATCCCAACAATGCCCGCATGCTCTCAGAGGCGCGCAGCAAGGGATTTGGCAATGCTCTCGTCGCCGATGCCATGGGCAATGTTGCAGAAACAGCGACCGCAAATGTATTTATGGTCAAAGATGGTGAGGTCTTCACTCCCATCGCCAACGGCACCTTCCTCGCAGGCATCACCCGTGCGCGCCATATGTCAAACCTTTCGGCGGATGGCATGAACGTACATGAAACAGTGCTTAGCTTTGAGGATTTCCACGAGGCCGATGAGGTCTTTCTTTCGGGCAATATGTCAAAGATTACGCCAGTTACGGCCTTTGATGACACCAGCTACCAAGTCGGCCCTGTCACGCATCGCGCGCGGGAGCTTTACTGGGATTGGGCCGCCTCTAACGCAGGATGA
- a CDS encoding GntR family transcriptional regulator, with protein MYRAVGHQAEILKAIRTKICLANPREALWLKETALAEEYGVSRTPIRHILQLLANAQLLHTQTGLGTQTTVLELNELPKHFEIYGAICDIAIGVANEERAPRETILALMSVHNTLLIDEDRSPEAFIDVYGRIIDAMSQMITDPILCYAHQAAFWRLIRWRVQEVTAEVEGSWGLAASNIQSAIDAATQGTERDLLEISGRMGRSHIDRLINYYKVN; from the coding sequence ATGTATCGAGCGGTGGGGCATCAAGCTGAGATTTTAAAAGCGATCCGGACGAAGATATGTCTCGCCAATCCTCGTGAAGCACTTTGGCTCAAGGAAACGGCGCTCGCTGAGGAGTATGGAGTTTCGCGGACTCCCATACGGCATATTTTACAACTTCTAGCCAATGCGCAGCTACTTCACACACAGACAGGCCTTGGTACACAAACAACAGTCTTGGAGCTGAACGAACTGCCCAAGCACTTTGAAATATATGGCGCGATCTGTGATATCGCGATCGGCGTTGCCAATGAAGAACGCGCGCCTCGAGAAACCATTTTGGCACTGATGTCCGTTCACAATACCCTTTTGATTGATGAAGATCGCTCACCTGAAGCATTCATCGATGTTTATGGCCGAATTATCGACGCAATGAGCCAAATGATCACCGACCCAATCCTGTGCTACGCCCACCAAGCCGCTTTCTGGCGCCTCATTCGCTGGCGCGTTCAAGAAGTCACCGCTGAGGTTGAGGGATCGTGGGGGCTTGCTGCCTCTAATATTCAATCCGCGATCGACGCCGCGACACAAGGGACAGAGCGCGATCTACTGGAGATCTCGGGACGCATGGGCCGCAGTCATATCGACCGCCTGATCAACTACTACAAGGTTAACTGA